GGGCATCTCAGATCCAGGCTACCTGCTTGTAAAATACTGCATTGATGCAGATATAGACGTGGAATGCCTGCCGGGCGCTTCAGCCCTTATTCCTGCCGTGGTAGCGGCAGGATTACCCAATGACCGCTTTTGCTTCGAGGGCTTTATACCCCAGAAAAAAGGCCGTCAGAAGAAATTTATGTCACTTGCAGAGGAAAGCCGTACCATGGTTTTCTACGAATCTCCTCACCGTCTTGTCAAAACCCTTCAGCAGTGCGCCGAATACTTCGGAGAAGACCGCAGGGCTGCGGTCTGTCGTGAACTTTCAAAGGTACATGAAGAAATCAGACGAGGAACGGTAGCCGAACTTCTGGCATGGTACTTGGAAAATGACCCCAGAGGAGAAATTGTTCTCGTAGTTGAAGGCAAAAAGGAATCGTAGAATTGATTCCCATCCTCATAAATCATTTTAGTTTCAAAAATTAATTGGTGCAAGTCTGACTTAAATTTTACAACAATGAAAAAATCAGCATTATTACTCTTACTGTTGCCAATGTTTATGTGGCAATGTACTCCGGGCCCCTCAAAGACTGAGCTGCTTCGCGAAAAAGATTCTCTTTTGCTGGCTACAGCCGAAAAGGAAATCATGATCAACCGCTTTATTGAAAACCTTGGTGAGATCGAAGAAAACCTAAGGATTATCAAGGAAAAAGAAAATATTATCTCTATTCAGGCTGAACAAGGTGATGTTAAAGGTCATGCAGGTGAACAAATCAATCAGGATATCCAACTTATCTATGAGTTGATGCTCAAAAACAAGGAACGTATCCAGGAACTTGAAAAACAAGCTAAATCAGCAGGTGCAAACAGCGCCAAACTGAATAAGCTGATAGCAAGTATGGAACTTCAACTCAAGGAACAAGCAGAGCAAATCCTTGTACTGCAGGAACAACTTGCTGAACGTGATGTAATCATCGGCAACCTGTCTCAGGAACTTATTGGTCTAAGCTACTCAATGGATTCACTGCATCAGGTAACTGAAGCTACACGTGCACAACTGAACCAAACTACTGACGAAAAGAACACAGCATGGTATGCTGTTGGAACACGTTCAGAACTGAAGAGCAGAAGCATTATCACTCGTGAAGGCTTCCTTTTCTTCGGTGACACAAAGGTTTTGAAGGAAGACTTCGACAAGCAGTACTTCAACCAGGTTGATACTCGTACAGCTACTGAATTCCCGCTGTATGCAAGCAAGGCCAAGGTTCTGACTTCTCACCCTGAAGGTTCATTTGAACTGGCTAACGGACAAGAAGGCACCCTTGTACTTTATGTAAAAGACGCTGATGCATTCTGGAGCATTTCAAAATATCTGGTTGTTCAGACTAACTAAGAGCAACTGATAGTCAAGGAAGCTGTCTCAAAACCGGAGTTTTGAGACAGCTTTTTTTTATTATCTTGCAGCATGAAAAAGTACAGACACCTGTTTTTCGACCTTGATCATACGCTGTGGGATTTTGCAACAAACGAAAGACTAACCCTCAACGAACTATTTGACAAATACGACCTCCGACATTATTTCAAAAGCTTTAATGAGTTTTATGAGAGGTACGTTCCAATAAATGCCTCATTATGGGAGAAATACAGGAATTGGGAGATCAGAAAGATTGACCTTAGTATTGGGCGCTTTCACCAGACTTTCCAGACTGCAGGTCT
The genomic region above belongs to Xiashengella succiniciproducens and contains:
- the rsmI gene encoding 16S rRNA (cytidine(1402)-2'-O)-methyltransferase, translating into MSRQSTAAGKLYVVPTPIGNLEDITLRALRILREVDFILAEDTRTTGILLKHYEISTKLISHHKFNEHFTVSNVTRRIEAGENAALVSDAGTPGISDPGYLLVKYCIDADIDVECLPGASALIPAVVAAGLPNDRFCFEGFIPQKKGRQKKFMSLAEESRTMVFYESPHRLVKTLQQCAEYFGEDRRAAVCRELSKVHEEIRRGTVAELLAWYLENDPRGEIVLVVEGKKES